The proteins below come from a single Tiliqua scincoides isolate rTilSci1 chromosome 16, rTilSci1.hap2, whole genome shotgun sequence genomic window:
- the LOC136635645 gene encoding lipocalin-like — protein sequence MRTPFFSVLGLAILCLFQTQAEVPVQPGFQQDQFAGTWFSIGFASNSQWFKEKKSEMKMCTTVVTPLEDGNLDVTSTYPKLDHCETRKSIFVRTGQPGRFNYASKRTGIQHVVTVVETNYSEYAMLLVKKANDPDAAMVTLYGRSKELRPELLEKFTQLALAEELTNDDILILPRTGKSQREIKAVFAVDQCMEETV from the exons ATGCGGACGCCGTTTTTCAGTGTTCTGGGCCTGGCCATCCTCTGCCTGTTCCAGACTCAGGCTGAGGTGCCTGTTCAGCCTGGCTTCCAGCAAGATCAG tttgcagggaCCTGGTTCAGCATCGGCTTCGCCTCCAACTCCCAGTGGTTCAAGGAGAAAAAGTCGGAGATGAAGATGTGCACCACCGTGGTCACGCCCTTGGAAGACGGAAACTTAGATGTCACCTCCACCTATCCCAA GCTCGACCACTGTGAGACCAGAAAGAGCATTTTCGTCCGGACCGGGCAGCCTGGCAGATTCAACTACGCCAGCAAAC GCACAGGAATCCAACATGTTGTCACTGTGGTGGAGACCAACTACAGCGAGTATGCCATGCTGCTTGTCAAGAAAGCAAACGACCCAGATGCTGCCATGGTGACACTGTATG GAAGAAGCAAGGAGCTGAGGCCTGAACTGCTGGAAAAGTTCACCCAGCTGGCCTTGGCAGAGGAACTCACCAATGACGACATCCTCATCTTGCCCAGGACTGGTAAGAGCCAACGGGAGATCAAGGCCGTCTTCGCAGTGG ATCAGTGTATGGAGGAAACCGTGTAG
- the C8G gene encoding complement component C8 gamma chain encodes MAPAIFLFLSGLLLASPSSAQRRRKPAAPENPIDKIGAQANFDPNLFAGKWFLVGVASKCNYLSENSHRLEATNMVVSVADATSSDSLLVGTFRPLDGICWNIKQAYFLTKTPGRYLLRSRSSPTDVVVGETDYRSYAIVYYQRKRKISAKLYGRTARVSDAIVAKFEERVTGVGLNEDLTYYFPAYGFCDSADQFHILDGEFQM; translated from the exons ATGGCGCCTGCCatattcctctttctctctggccTGCTATTGGCATCGCCCTCCTCTGCTCAGCGCCGGCGGAAACCAGCAGCTCCGGAGAATCCCATTGACAAGATCGGTGCCCAGGCCAACTTTGATCCCAACCTG TTTGCAGGCAAATGGTTCCTGGTTGGGGTGGCCTCCAAGTGCAACTACCTGAGTGAAAACAGCCACAGACTGGAAGCGACGAATATGGTGGTATCCGTGGCTGATGCAACCTCTTCAGATTCCTTGCTGGTTGGCACCTTCCGCCCATT GGATGGTATCTGCTGGAACATCAAGCAGGCCTACTTCTTGACAAAGACTCCAGGAAGATACCTGTTGAGAA GCCGCAGCAGCCCTACGGACGTGGTGGTGGGAGAGACGGACTATCGCAGCTATGCCATTGTATATTACCAGAGGAAACGGAAGATCTCTGCAAAGCTTTATG GACGGACCGCCCGTGTCAGTGATGCCATCGTGGCTAAATTTGAAGAGCGTGTGACTGGCGTGGGCCTGAATGAGGACCTCACTTACTACTTCCCTGCCTATG GGTTCTGCGATTCAGCTGATCAGTTCCACATCCTTGATGGTGAGTTTCAAATGTAG